One genomic window of Motacilla alba alba isolate MOTALB_02 chromosome 1, Motacilla_alba_V1.0_pri, whole genome shotgun sequence includes the following:
- the N6AMT1 gene encoding methyltransferase N6AMT1 isoform X1, producing MRAGMALPTPRYEHLGPRGPFRDVYEPAEDTFLLLDALERDAGSLREARVEICLEIGSGSGVVSTFLASSILGPSAFYICTDINPMAAYCTQETALLNNVHLQPVITDLVKGLSPRLNGKVDLMLFNPPYVVTPSEEVKSHGIEASWAGGKQGREVMDRVFPLVPDLLSPGGLFYLVTIKENNPDEILETMKKSGLKGTQVLSRQAGQEMLTILRFRKS from the exons ATGCGGGCCGGGATGGCGCTGCCCACCCCGCGGTACGAGCACCTGGGCCCGCGGGGGCCCTTTCGGGACGTGTACGAGCCGGCCGAGGACACCTTTCTGCTGCTCGATGCGCTGGAGCGGGACGCGGGCAGCCTGCGGGAGGCTCG AGTCGAGATCTGCCTTGAAATAGGATCTGGATCTGGTGTGGTTTCAACATTTCTGGCTTCTTCCATCCTTGGACCCAGTGCATTTTACAT ATGCACAGATATCAACCCCATGGCAGCTTACTGTACCCAGGAGACAGCTCTGCTTAACAATGTTCACCTGCAGCCTGTCATCACTGACTTG GTCAAAGGATTATCCCCAAGATTAAATGGGAAGGTTGATCTGATGCTGTTTAACCCACCATATGTGGTAACACCTTCTGAAGAG GTGAAAAGCCATGGAATAGAGGCATCCTGGGCTGGGGGCAAACAGGGCAGAGAAGTAATGGATAGAGTTTTCCCATTAGTACCAGACCTGCTTTCACCAGGAGGATTATTCTACTTGGTcacaattaaagaaaataatccag ATGAAATTCTGGAAACAATGAAGAAAAGTGGCTTAAAAGGCACACAAGTACTTTCCAGGCAAGCAGGACAAGAGATGCTGACAATCCTCAGATTTAGGAAATCTTGA
- the N6AMT1 gene encoding methyltransferase N6AMT1 isoform X2, whose product MRAGMALPTPRYEHLGPRGPFRDVYEPAEDTFLLLDALERDAGSLREARVEICLEIGSGSGVVSTFLASSILGPSAFYICTDINPMAAYCTQETALLNNVHLQPVITDLVKSHGIEASWAGGKQGREVMDRVFPLVPDLLSPGGLFYLVTIKENNPDEILETMKKSGLKGTQVLSRQAGQEMLTILRFRKS is encoded by the exons ATGCGGGCCGGGATGGCGCTGCCCACCCCGCGGTACGAGCACCTGGGCCCGCGGGGGCCCTTTCGGGACGTGTACGAGCCGGCCGAGGACACCTTTCTGCTGCTCGATGCGCTGGAGCGGGACGCGGGCAGCCTGCGGGAGGCTCG AGTCGAGATCTGCCTTGAAATAGGATCTGGATCTGGTGTGGTTTCAACATTTCTGGCTTCTTCCATCCTTGGACCCAGTGCATTTTACAT ATGCACAGATATCAACCCCATGGCAGCTTACTGTACCCAGGAGACAGCTCTGCTTAACAATGTTCACCTGCAGCCTGTCATCACTGACTTG GTGAAAAGCCATGGAATAGAGGCATCCTGGGCTGGGGGCAAACAGGGCAGAGAAGTAATGGATAGAGTTTTCCCATTAGTACCAGACCTGCTTTCACCAGGAGGATTATTCTACTTGGTcacaattaaagaaaataatccag ATGAAATTCTGGAAACAATGAAGAAAAGTGGCTTAAAAGGCACACAAGTACTTTCCAGGCAAGCAGGACAAGAGATGCTGACAATCCTCAGATTTAGGAAATCTTGA
- the CGGBP1 gene encoding CGG triplet repeat-binding protein 1: protein MERFGVKSAPSRNRSKTALYVTPQDRVTEFGSELHEDGGKLFCTSCNVVLNHVRKSAINDHLKSKTHTKRKAEFEEQNVRKKQRTLTASLQCNSAAQPEKSSVIQDFVKMCLEANIPLEKADHPSVRAFLSRYVKNGSSIPKSEQLRKAYLPDGYDNENQLINTEDR, encoded by the coding sequence ATGGAGCGCTTCGGGGTGAAGTCGGCGCCGTCGCGGAACCGCTCCAAGACGGCTCTGTATGTGACCCCCCAGGACCGCGTGACGGAGTTCGGCAGCGAGCTGCACGAGGACGGCGGGAAGCTCTTCTGCACCTCCTGCAACGTGGTGCTGAACCACGTGCGCAAGTCCGCCATCAACGACCACCTCAAGTCCAAAACGCACACCAAGAGGAAGGCGGAGTTCGAGGAGCAGAACGTCAGGAAGAAGCAAAGGACTCTGACTGCCTCCCTGCAGTGCAACAGCGCTGCCCAGccagagaaaagcagtgtgATCCAGGACTTTGTGAAAATGTGCCTGGAGGCCAATATCCCCCTGGAGAAGGCCGATCACCCCTCTGTGCGAGCGTTCCTGTCCCGCTACGTTAAGAATGGCAGCTCCATACCCAAATCAGAGCAGCTAAGGAAAGCCTATCTGCCTGATGGCTATGACAATGAGAACCAGCTCATCAACACTGAAGACCGTTGA